From Rudanella lutea DSM 19387, a single genomic window includes:
- a CDS encoding mechanosensitive ion channel family protein: MQQQIDTWIRSLIRWFGFVPNRDLSGWILLIIAVLAGLIVNLIVTQTIRFVNRKRPSQALGYLRTYVRWAFWAFVPSLFFLLATNIQSARFIRRHPVADKAAEVLFLIAATWLVVQLLKVGELLLVRQYDTTQDVNLSQRKFVTQVRFVRRFIVFLIFIISGALLLLTFQGSRKVGLSVLTSAGVFSVLIGFAAQKTLANLLAGIQIAFTQQIRLDDAVVVENEWGRIEEINLTNVVVRLWDRRRLILPITYFVETPFQNWTRSDASITGAILLYLDYNVPIERLREKAREFAEADPLWNQDVFAVQITDTTPTGVIVRILVSAADAPSAFDLRCHLREAIIVFLREEYPESLPQTRVQFEPARIPQNGEAGKGPVADLTIT; encoded by the coding sequence ATGCAGCAACAGATTGATACCTGGATTCGTAGCCTGATCCGGTGGTTTGGATTTGTTCCCAACCGTGACCTGTCGGGCTGGATTCTGTTAATTATTGCCGTTCTGGCGGGGCTTATTGTTAACCTGATCGTGACGCAAACGATCCGGTTTGTGAACCGAAAACGCCCTTCGCAGGCCCTGGGTTACCTACGCACCTACGTACGCTGGGCATTTTGGGCGTTTGTACCTTCCCTGTTTTTTCTATTAGCCACCAACATACAATCGGCGCGGTTTATCCGACGTCATCCCGTAGCCGACAAGGCGGCCGAGGTGCTGTTTCTGATAGCGGCTACCTGGCTGGTGGTCCAACTCCTGAAAGTAGGTGAGCTGCTCCTGGTGCGTCAATACGACACCACGCAGGATGTAAACCTCTCGCAGCGAAAGTTTGTCACGCAGGTTCGGTTCGTCCGGCGGTTTATTGTTTTTCTGATTTTCATTATCAGTGGAGCCCTGCTCTTACTCACCTTCCAGGGAAGCCGGAAAGTAGGTCTTAGTGTGCTTACCTCGGCGGGGGTTTTCTCGGTCTTGATTGGTTTTGCGGCCCAAAAAACCCTGGCTAACCTGCTGGCCGGTATTCAAATCGCCTTTACCCAGCAAATCAGGCTCGACGATGCCGTGGTGGTCGAAAATGAGTGGGGCCGTATTGAAGAAATCAACCTGACCAACGTGGTGGTCAGGCTCTGGGACCGTCGGCGGCTGATTTTGCCTATCACGTATTTTGTCGAAACCCCGTTCCAGAACTGGACCCGCTCCGATGCTTCCATCACGGGGGCGATTCTGCTGTATCTGGATTACAACGTACCGATTGAGCGACTCCGCGAAAAAGCCCGCGAGTTTGCCGAAGCCGACCCGCTTTGGAATCAGGACGTTTTTGCCGTTCAGATTACCGACACCACCCCTACGGGCGTCATTGTCCGGATTCTGGTCTCTGCGGCCGACGCTCCCTCGGCCTTCGACCTGCGTTGCCACCTGCGCGAGGCCATTATTGTGTTTTTACGGGAAGAATACCCCGAGAGCCTGCCCCAAACCCGGGTTCAGTTCGAGCCCGCGCGGATACCCCAAAATGGCGAGGCAGGCAAAGGCCCTGTTGCAGACTTAACAATTACATAA
- a CDS encoding inorganic phosphate transporter codes for MFGLETGIFILLAFCILAACVFEFINGFHDTANAVATVIYTNSLQPTQAVVWSGFMNFLGVITGGVGVGMSIVNLLPVELLIDQNVYHSIAMVLALLFSAIIWNFGTWYFGLPASSSHTLIGAIIGVGLGYAVLPDNEMGIAAVNWDKAKEVFAALFLSPLIGFSLAVVLMFVLRRSLNKEVRKQLFDEPQPGQAPPAWVRGILIMTCTLVSFFHGRNDGQKGIGLVMLILIGILPAYFAVDNRLDVQQLRPDLTVVEQKIALIDTTLLNVTEKARIAQIKASAQNLEKVLAANKIEREHALDVRQALLTISSNVKKLNESEAVKLSDADRKALSAAATQEEKGLRKFTDHAPFWVILMISLSLGFGTMIGWKRIVVTVGEKIGKSHLTYAQGASAELVAAVTIGMASAFKVPVSTTHSLSSGIAGAMVASKGIKNLQAGTIQNIMLAWLLTLPVAILLSATLFVFFRWLL; via the coding sequence ATGTTCGGCTTAGAGACCGGCATTTTTATCCTGCTCGCATTCTGCATTTTAGCCGCTTGCGTCTTCGAATTCATCAACGGCTTTCACGACACCGCCAATGCCGTTGCCACCGTTATTTATACCAACTCGCTGCAACCAACTCAGGCCGTTGTCTGGTCTGGATTTATGAATTTTCTGGGGGTAATCACCGGGGGCGTGGGTGTGGGTATGAGCATCGTAAACCTGCTTCCGGTCGAGTTGCTGATTGATCAGAACGTCTACCACAGTATAGCCATGGTGCTGGCGCTTCTGTTCAGCGCCATTATCTGGAACTTTGGGACCTGGTATTTTGGTCTGCCCGCGTCAAGCTCGCACACGCTGATCGGGGCCATTATTGGCGTTGGGCTGGGTTATGCCGTTCTGCCCGACAACGAAATGGGCATTGCAGCCGTCAACTGGGACAAAGCCAAGGAAGTGTTTGCAGCCCTGTTTCTGTCGCCCCTGATCGGGTTTAGCCTTGCCGTAGTACTCATGTTTGTGCTGCGCCGGTCGCTCAACAAAGAAGTGCGCAAGCAGCTTTTCGACGAACCACAACCCGGACAGGCACCACCGGCCTGGGTGCGCGGTATTTTGATCATGACCTGTACGCTGGTGAGCTTTTTTCACGGCCGCAACGACGGTCAGAAGGGTATCGGTCTGGTTATGCTTATTCTGATCGGTATTTTGCCCGCTTATTTCGCCGTCGACAACCGACTCGATGTGCAGCAACTCCGCCCCGACCTGACGGTTGTGGAGCAGAAAATTGCCCTTATCGACACCACGCTGCTCAACGTGACCGAGAAAGCCCGCATTGCCCAGATCAAGGCGAGTGCGCAGAATCTGGAGAAGGTGCTGGCCGCCAACAAAATCGAACGCGAACACGCACTCGACGTTCGGCAGGCCCTGCTCACGATCAGCAGCAATGTGAAGAAACTAAACGAAAGTGAAGCCGTAAAGCTGAGCGACGCCGACCGGAAAGCCCTGAGTGCAGCCGCTACGCAGGAAGAAAAAGGCCTGCGGAAATTTACTGACCACGCACCTTTCTGGGTTATTCTGATGATTTCGCTCTCATTGGGCTTCGGAACCATGATTGGCTGGAAACGGATTGTGGTGACCGTGGGCGAAAAAATCGGCAAGAGCCACCTGACCTACGCGCAGGGGGCATCGGCCGAGCTGGTAGCGGCTGTTACCATCGGTATGGCGTCGGCCTTCAAAGTGCCGGTTAGTACCACGCACTCGCTCTCGTCGGGTATTGCCGGTGCTATGGTGGCCAGCAAAGGCATCAAAAACCTGCAAGCCGGTACGATTCAAAACATTATGCTTGCCTGGTTGCTGACATTGCCCGTTGCCATTCTGCTCTCGGCTACGCTGTTTGTATTCTTCCGCTGGCTTCTATAA